From the Solanum pennellii chromosome 4, SPENNV200 genome, one window contains:
- the LOC107015973 gene encoding LOW QUALITY PROTEIN: MDIS1-interacting receptor like kinase 2-like (The sequence of the model RefSeq protein was modified relative to this genomic sequence to represent the inferred CDS: deleted 1 base in 1 codon), producing MMIVPTIFNFLQCVTCLYLFTVTFATTEEATALLKWKATFQNQNNSLLASWTLSGPAGTNSIGAVSSNACDDWYGVTCSIGRVNMLNMTNAGIIGTLYDFPFSSLPFLDYLDLSMNNLSGTIPPEIGKLTNLGYLDLSFNQISGIIPPQIGSLTKLETLHIFNSQLNGSIPEEIGHLRSLTELALNSNFLSGSFPASLWTLDKLSYLHLYENHLSGSIPAEIGKIVNLLQLFLDSNKLAGHIPPEIGKLVNLVRFYLHSNQLTGHIPPEIGKMKSLQELSISTNNFSSPIPKAIGELTELQYLHSNQLSGPIPRKLGNLKQLNDLQLSTNQLTGPIPTSFGNLRNLQTLFLRVNKLSGSIPKELAYLDNLVVIEMDENQFSGHLPENLCQGGKLEDFTVNSNKLTGPIPRSLSNCSSFKRVRFDNNGFTGNLSEAFGNYPELQFIDLSDNDFHGELSSNWGKCKNLTTFWIARNNISGSIPPEIGNIKGLSRLDLSANHLVGQIPKEFGKLTSHNLSLKNNQISGNIPQELGSLTKLESLDLSDNRLNGSIPTFIGDYQHLFHLNLSCNKFGQKIPKEIGGITHLNVLDLSHNLLDGEIPAQFASLRYLANLNLSHNSLSGHIPEEFDSLTGLQDVVLSYNELEGPIPNNKAFMNASLEGNKGLCGNVTEFQPCERPSSMVKKHSMAKGHKLILITVLPILGALVLLCAFAGSLFMCDQRRRIGDVERRDSIDKDDGLLSISSLHGSSLYWDILKATEEFDATFCIGKGGFGSVYKVNLPSLGNVAVKRLHSSLEIKHHKSFMNEVRALTGIKHRNIVRLYGFHSNAQHSFLVYEYVERGSLSSILSNEVESKKLDWLTRVNIIKGVAYALSYMHHDCSPPIVHRDMSSSNVLLDSEFEACVSDFGIAKILKPDSSNCTALAGTYGYVAPELAYTLKVTEMCDVYSFGVLALEVIKGKHFGEYLALLANPSTRDVQLSDLLDERLPHPEDEVKEFLVFIVKLAISCLVENPKSRPTMHFISHMLSMDPPNHQIP from the exons ATGATGATAGTTCCCACAATATTTAATTTCCTTCAGTGTGTTACATGCTTATATCTTTTCACAGTTACATTTGCTACTACTGAGGAAGCAACTGCTCTTCTAAAATGGAAAGCAACTTTCCAAAACCAGAACAATTCCTTATTGGCTTCGTGGACGCTAAGTGGACCTGCTGGTACCAATAGCATTGGAGCGGTGAGTTCTAATGCATGCGACGACTGGTATGGAGTTACATGTTCTATCGGTAGGGTAAACATGTTGAATATGACAAATGCTGGTATCATTGGCACACTGTATGATTTTCCATTTTCATCACTCCCTTTTCTTGATTATCTTGATCTTAGCATGAACAACCTCTCTGGCACTATCCCACCTGAAATAGGAAAGCTCACTAATCTTGGCTATCTTGACTTGTCCTTCAATCAGATTTCGGGCATAATCCCACCACAAATCGGCTCATTAACAAAGCTTGAGACCCTCCACATCTTTAACAGCCAATTAAATGGTTCCATTCCGGAGGAAATAGGTCACCTAAGGTCTCTGACTGAGCTAGCTTTGAATTCCAACTTTCTTAGTGGTTCATTTCCTGCTTCATTGTGGACTTTGGACAAATTGTCTTATTTGCATCTGTATGAGAACCATCTTTCTGGTTCCATTCCAGCAGAAATAGGAAAAATTGTCAATCTCCTTCAACTTTTTCTTGATTCAAACAAGTTAGCTGGTCATATTCCTCCAGAAATTGGAAAACTTGTCAATCTCGTTCGATTTTATCTTCATTCAAACCAATTAACTGGTCATATTCCT CCGGAAATAGGGAAGATGAAGTCACTTCAGGAGTTAAGTATAAGCACAAACAATTTTTCTAGTCCAATTCCCAAAGCTATAGGAGAATTAACTGAGCTCCAGTACCTTCATTCAAACCAACTTTCTGGTCCCATTCCTAGAAAATTGGGGAACCTGAAACAACTGAATGATCTACAGTTATCCACTAATCAACTTACCGGTCCAATTCCTACTTCTTTTGGCAATTTGAGAAACTTGCAAACTTTGTTTCTGCGTGTCAACAAACTTTCTGGTTCTATACCAAAAGAACttgcatatttggacaacttggTAGTGATAGAAATGGATGAAAATCAGTTTTCAGGCCATTTGCCTGAGAATCTTTGCCAAGGTGGGAAACTTGAGGACTTCACAGTGAATAGTAACAAGCTGACAGGGCCAATACCAAGAAGCTTGAGCAACTGCTCCAGTTTCAAAAGGGTTCGCTTTGATAACAACGGTTTTACTGGGAATTTATCTGAAGCTTTTGGTAACTATCCGGAGCTGCAGTTCATTGATTTGAGCGACAATGATTTTCATGGCGAACTCAGCAGCAACTGGGGGAAATGCAAGAATTTGACTACTTTTTGGATAGCCAGAAATAACATTAGCGGTAGCATACCACCAGAGATTGGAAACATCAAAGGTCTTTCGCGACTTGATCTTTCAGCAAATCATTTGGTTGGGCAGATACCAAAGGAATTTGGAAAATTAACCTCTCATAATCTCTCATTGAAAAACAACCAAATTTCTGGCAATATACCTCAGGAACTTGGGTCACTGACAAAGTTAGAGTCCCTTGATCTATCAGACAATAGATTGAATGGGTCGATCCCAACGTTTATAGGAGATTACCAACACCTGTTTCACTTGAACCTCAGTTGTAACAAGTTTGGCCAGAAAATTCCAAAGGAGATAGGGGGTATAACTCATCTTAATGTACTTGATCTGAGCCATAATCTTCTTGATGGAGAAATACCTGCTCAGTTTGCTAGTTTGCGGTACTTGGCGAACTTGAATCTGTCCCACAACAGCCTTTCTGGCCACATTCCTGAAGAATTTGATAGTTTGACTGGTTTGCAGGATGTTGTATTGTCATACAACGAGTTGGAAGGGCCAATCCCTAATAATAAAGCTTTTATGAATGCCTCATTAGAAGGTAATAAAGGTCTTTGTGGCAATGTGACTGAATTCCAACCTTGCGAAAGGCCATCTTCTATGGTGAAGAAGCACTCAATGGCGAAGGGACATAAACTCATCCTCATTACTGTACTTCCTATTCTGGGAGCATTAGTGCTGCTTTGTGCTTTCGCTGGTTCTCTCTTTATGTGTGaccaaagaagaagaattggAGACGTTGAAAGACGGGATTCCATTGACAAAGATGATGGTCTGCTTTCAATATCCTCATTACATGGAAGTTCATTATACTGGGATATCTTAAAAGCCACAGAGGAGTTTGATGCAACATTTTGCATTGGGAAAGGAGGGTTCGGAAGTGTTTACAAGGTAAATCTTCCATCATTGGGAAATGTAGCTGTGAAGCGACTTCATTCTTCACTTGAGATTAAGCATCACAAGAGCTTCATGAATGAGGTAAGGGCATTGACAGGGATTAAGCATCGGAACATTGTGAGACTCTATGGCTTTCATTCTAATGCACAACACTCGTTCTTGGTTTACGAGTATGTGGAGAGGGGGAGTTTGTCTAGTATTTTGAGCAACGAAGTAGAGTCCAAGAAATTGGATTGGCTTACAAGGGTGAATATCATCAAAGGTGTTGCTTATGCTTTATCTTACATGCACCATGATTGCTCACCACCAATTGTTCATCGGGACATGTCAAGCAGTAATGTTTTGCTTGACTCCGAGTTTGAAGCTTGTGTTTCAGATTTTGGCATAGCTAAGATTCTCAAGCCAGACTCATCCAATTGTACTGCACTTGCAGGCACATATGGCTATGTAGCACCAG AGCTTGCCTACACATTGAAGGTGACGGAGATGTGTGACGTCTACAGCTTTGGAGTATTAGCATTGGAGGTAATCAAAGGAAAGCACTTCGGGGAATACCTTGCTCTTCTAGCAAATCCATCAACAAGAGATGTGCAGCTAAGCGATTTGCTAGATGAACGCCTTCCACATCCTGAGGATGAAGTAAAAGAGTTTTTGGTTTTCATCGTCAAGCTAGCAATCTCGTGTTTGGTTGAAAATCCAAAATCAAGGCCAACAATGCACTTCATTTCTCATATGTTATCAATGGATCCACCCAATCATCAGATTCCATGA
- the LOC114076924 gene encoding probable leucine-rich repeat receptor-like protein kinase At1g35710 codes for MQQLLMLLYLLLVVILLPFTNYCFFAEWQGDAAAVDAVLTWLLIICCCFAVVFLLLVTNYIFYTDVLDSHDRLNISNAGVIGTLHDFPFSSLSFLEYVDLSVNQLSGNLTELKTLHLYSNQLFGPIPSELGNLKNLNDLELSRNKLTGSIPITLGDLVELKILYLHSDQLSGLIPTELGNLKNLNDVELCNNQLSGSIPITLGDLTQLKNLFLYSNQLSGLIPRELGNLKNLNHLELQENQLTGSVPFTLADLTHLEFLYLYSNLLSGLIPSELGNLENLIFLDLCNSQLTSSIPITLGNLTELKIMYLYSNQLSGPIPVEIGKMKSLEQLSLWSNNLYGPIPVTLGGLTELKVVHFFSNQFSGPIPSELGNLKNLTNLDLSDNQLTGPIPASFCNLRNLQSLYLTANKLSGGKLEKFTVASNKLTGKLPRSLSKCSSFKRLRFNNNSFTRNLSEAFGIHTKLQFIDLSGNDFHSELSSNWGKCKNLTDMRVARNNISGSIPTEIGNVKGLLGLDLSSNHLIGQIPKEFGRLTSLVKLSVQNNYISGNIPKELGSLTKLESLDLSYNRLNGSIPKLTTSLARIFQRILEVLTQLNVLDLSYNLLVGDIPPQLANLKVLVSLNLSHNGLSGCIPEELEGLTGLQDVVSSYNELEGPIPNNKALINASLEGNKGLCGNVAGLHPCERLSSMVKKHSMSKGRKLILIIVLPVIGALVLLSVFVVVSSICDKRSRVRDIERRDDGWLSISMLDWKALYRDILNTHPKSFINEVRALTGIKHQIIVNLYGYCSKAQHSLWFTSMWRGEVCLVF; via the exons ATGCAGCAGCTGTTGATGCTGTTATATTTGCTGTTGGTTGTAATTTTGTTGCCGTTCACAAACTACTGTTTCTTCGCTGAATGGCAAGGAGATGCAGCAGCTGTAGATGCTGTTTTAACTTGGCTGCTTATAATTTGTTGCTG CTTTGCTGTTGTATTTTTGTTGCTGGTGACAAATTACATTTTCTATACAGATGTTCTGGATTCTCATGATCG GTTGAATATTAGTAATGCTGGTGTCATTGGTACACTACATGATTTTCCATTTTCATCTCTCTCGTTTCTTGAATATGTTGATCTTAGCGTAAACCAGCTCTCTG GTAACTTAACTGAGCTCAAAACTCTGCATCTTTATTCTAACCAACTTTTTGGTCCCATTCCTAGTGAATTGGGGAATCTTAAAAACCTCAATGATTTGGAGCTGTCGCGTAATAAGCTTACTGGTTCAATTCCAATTACTTTAGGTGACTTAGTTGAGCTCAAAATTTTGTACCTTCATTCTGACCAACTTTCTGGTCTCATTCCTACTGAGTTGGGGAATCTGAAAAACCTCAATGATGTGGAACTATGCAATAATCAACTTAGTGGTTCAATTCCAATTACTTTAGGTGACTTAACTCAGCTCAAAAATTTGTTCCTTTATTCTAACCAACTTTCTGGTCTCATTCCAAGAGAGTTAGGGAATTTGAAAAACCTCAATCATCTGGAGCTACAAGAAAATCAACTTACTGGTTCAGTTCCATTTACTCTAGCTGACTTAACTCATCTCGAATTTTTGTACCTTTATTCTAACCTACTTTCTGGTCTCATTCCTAGTGAGTTGGGGAATCTGGAAAACCTCATTTTTCTGGATTTATGTAACAGTCAACTTACTAGTTCAATTCCAATAACTCTAGGTAACTTAACTGAGCTCAAAATTATGTATCTTTATTCTAACCAACTTTCTGGTCCCATTCCTGTAGAAATAGGGAAGATGAAATCTCTTGAGCAATTATCCTTGTGGAGTAATAATCTTTATGGTCCAATTCCAGTAACTCTGGGTGGCTTAACTGAGCTCAAAGTAgtgcattttttttctaatcaaTTTTCTGGTCCCATTCCCAGCGAATTGGGAAATTTGAAAAACCTCACTAATTTGGATTTATCTGATAATCAGCTTACTGGTCCTATTCCTGCTTCCTTTTGCAACTTGAGAAACTTGCAGTCACTATATCTCACTGCCAACAAACTTTCTG GCGGGAAACTTGAGAAGTTCACGGTGGCTAGCAACAAGCTGACAGGGAAATTACCAAGAAGCTTAAGCAAGTGCTCGAGTTTCAAAAGGCTGCGCTtcaataataatagttttacTAGGAATCTGTCTGAAGCTTTTGGCATCCATACAAAGCTTCAGTTCATTGATTTGAGTGGCAATGATTTTCATAGTGAACTCAGCAGCAACTGGGGGAAATGCAAAAATTTGACTGATATGCGTGTAGCCAGAAATAATATTAGTGGTAGCATACCAACAGAGATTGGAAATGTCAAAGGGCTTTTAGGACTTGATCTTTCATCGAATCATTTGATTGGGCAGATTCCAAAGGAATTTGGAAGATTAACCTCTCTAGTTAAGCTTTCTGTGCAGAACAACTATATCTCTGGAAATATACCGAAGGAACTTGGGTCACTGACAAAGTTAGAGTCCCTCGATCTATCATACAACAGATTGAATGGATCAATCCCAAAGT TAACAACAAGTTTGGCCAGAATATTCCAAAGGATATTGGAAGTATTGACTCAGCTAAATGTACTTGATTTGAGCTATAATCTTCTGGTTGGAGATATTCCCCCTCAGTTAGCCAATTTGAAGGTATTGGTAAGCTTAAACCTTTCCCACAATGGCCTATCTGGGTGCATTCCTGAAGAACTTGAAGGTTTGACTGGTTTGCAGGATGTTGTATCGTCATACAATGAGTTGGAAGGGCCAATCCCTAATAATAAAGCTTTAATCAATGCCTCATTGGAGGGTAATAAAGGTCTTTGCGGTAATGTAGCAGGACTCCATCCCTGCGAAAGGCTTTCTTCTATGGTGAAGAAGCACTCAATGTCGAAGGGACGTAAACTCATCCTCATCATTGTACTTCCTGTTATTGGAGCACTTGTTCTACTCAGtgtatttgttgttgtttcttCTATATGTGATAAAAGAAGTAGAGTTAGAGACATTGAAAGACGGGATGATGGTTGGCTTTCGATATCCATGTTAGATTGGAAGGCATTGTACAGGGACATCTTAAATACTCATCCCAAAAGCTTCATCAACGAAGTAAGGGCATTGACTGGGATTAAGCACCAGATCATTGTGAACCTCTACGGCTATTGTTCGAAAGCACAACACTCGCTCTGGTTTACGAGTATGTGGAGAGGGGAAGTTTGTCTAGTGTTTTAA
- the LOC107017372 gene encoding sugar transport protein 5-like, whose protein sequence is MADDRQDSDTRFNAKITSAVIITSIVAASGGLIFGFDIGISGGVTTMRPFLEKFFPSILKKAASGGAETNVYCVFDSELLTAFTSSLYIAGLVASLAAGRLTTAIGRRNIMVVGGCTFFAGALINGASQNIFMLILGRILLGFGVGFTNQATPVYLSEMAPSKWRGAFSTGFQFFICVGILIANCINYATSKLSWGWRLSLGLAIVPAVTMTIGALSISDTPSSLVERGKVEQAKQSLAKVRGTNNNTEIEAELADLIRSCEIARASKEEPFVTIFRKQHRPHLVMSIAIPFFQQMSGINIIAFYAPVLFRSVGLGNNAALLGAIILALVNVGAILVSTCIVDRFGRRFLFIQGGVQMLVCQVAIACTLAASIGENGRKHISKQYAALILALMCIYAAGFGWSWSPLNWLIPSEIFPMNIRSTGQSISVAVNFATTFVLSQFFLAMLCHFKYGVFLFFSGWIFVMTMFIVMFMPETKGVDLNSMHQVWEQHWFWGRYVKRSVLVPQQRS, encoded by the exons ATGGCTGATGATAGACAAGATAGCGATACCCGCTTTAATGCGAAGATAACATCTGCAGTTATCATCACTAGCATTGTTGCTGCATCAGGTGGCCTCATTTTCGGATTTGATATTGGAATTTCAG GTGGAGTGACGACAATGAGGccattccttgaaaaattcttcccATCAATACTGAAGAAGGCAGCATCTGGTGGTGCTGAAACAAATGTGTATTGTGTATTCGACAGTGAACTTTTAACAGCGTTCACGTCATCACTCTACATTGCTGGCTTGGTTGCATCTCTTGCAGCTGGTCGCCTCACGACAGCCATAGGACGAAGAAACATAATGGTAGTAGGAGGCTGCACTTTCTTTGCTGGTGCACTCATCAATGGTgcatctcaaaatatttttatgctcATTTTGGGTCGCATTTTATTAGGCTTTGGTGTCGGCTTTACTAACCAG GCTACTCCCGTATACCTGTCAGAAATGGCACCGTCAAAATGGCGTGGTGCATTCAGCACAGGCTTCCAATTCTTCATATGTGTTGGCATTCTTATTGCAAATTGCATAAACTATGCCACCTCTAAGCTTAGCTGGGGATGGCGCCTTTCCCTCGGCCTGGCCATAGTCCCAGCCGTGACAATGACCATAG GTGCACTTTCCATATCCGACACACCTAGCAGCCTAGTTGAGCGAGGGAAAGTAGAGCAGGCAAAGCAATCTCTAGCAAAAGTTCGAGGAACCAACAACAACACTGAAATTGAAGCAGAGTTAGCTGATCTTATTAGGTCTTGTGAAATTGCAAGAGCTTCAAAGGAAGAGCCTTTTGTGACGATCTTTAGGAAACAACATCGACCTCATTTGGTCATGTCCATTGCCATACCATTTTTCCAGCAAATGAGTGGGATTAATATCATTGCATTCTATGCACCTGTCCTTTTTCGATCAGTGGGTTTAGGAAATAACGCAGCTCTACTTGGTGCTATTATTCTTGCACTAGTAAACGTTGGTGCTATCCTTGTATCTACTTGTATTGTTGATCGATTTGGACGGAGATTTCTCTTCATACAAGGCGGAGTACAAATGCTCGTCTGCCAG GTAGCAATTGCTTGTACACTTGCAGCTTCTATAGGCGAAAACGGAAGAAAACACATTAGCAAACAATATGCTGCCTTAATACTAGCCCTGATGTGCATCTATGCTGCTGGTTTTGGTTGGTCATGGAGTCCTCTAAATTGGCTTATTCCAAGTGAAATATTTCCAATGAACATTCGATCAACGGGGCAGAGCATAAGTGTGGCAGTGAACTTTGCTACCACGTTCGTGTTGTCTCAATTTTTCTTAGCCATGCTCTGTCACTTCAAGTATGgtgttttcttgttcttttctGGTTGGATCTTTGTTATGACCATGTTTATTGTGATGTTCATGCCTGAGACCAAAGGCGTCGACTTAAATTCGATGCATCAAGTGTGGGAGCAGCACTGGTTTTGGGGTAGATATGTTAAGAGATCAGTCCTAGTGCCACAGCAAAGAAGTTGA
- the LOC107017015 gene encoding MDIS1-interacting receptor like kinase 2-like has product MNASLEGNKGLCGNVTGFQPCERPSSMVKKHSMAKGHKLILITVLPILGALVLLCAFAGSLFMCDQRRRIGDVERRDSIDKDDGLLSISSLHGSSLYWDILKATEEFDATFCIGKGGFGSVYKVNLPSLGNVAVKRLHSSLEIKHHKSFMNEVRALTGIKHRNIVRLYGFHSNAQHSFLVYEYVERGSLSSILSNEVESKKLDWLTRVNIIKGVAYALSYMHHDCSPPIVHRDMSSSNVLLDSEFEACVSDFGIAKILKPDSSNCTALAGTYGYVF; this is encoded by the coding sequence ATGAATGCCTCATTAGAAGGTAATAAAGGTCTTTGTGGCAATGTGACTGGATTCCAACCTTGCGAAAGGCCATCTTCTATGGTGAAGAAGCACTCAATGGCGAAGGGACATAAACTCATCCTCATCACTGTACTTCCTATTCTGGGAGCATTAGTGCTGCTTTGTGCTTTCGCTGGTTCTCTCTTTATGTGTGaccaaagaagaagaattggAGACGTTGAAAGACGGGATTCCATTGACAAAGATGATGGTCTGCTTTCAATATCCTCATTACATGGAAGTTCATTATACTGGGATATCTTAAAAGCCACAGAGGAGTTTGATGCAACATTTTGCATTGGGAAAGGAGGGTTCGGAAGTGTTTACAAGGTAAATCTTCCATCATTGGGAAATGTAGCTGTGAAGCGACTTCATTCTTCACTTGAGATTAAGCATCACAAGAGCTTCATGAATGAGGTAAGGGCATTGACAGGGATTAAGCATCGGAACATTGTGAGACTCTATGGCTTTCATTCTAATGCACAACACTCGTTCTTGGTTTACGAGTATGTGGAGAGGGGGAGTTTGTCTAGTATTTTGAGCAACGAAGTAGAGTCCAAGAAATTGGATTGGCTTACAAGGGTGAATATCATCAAAGGTGTTGCTTATGCTTTATCTTACATGCACCATGATTGCTCACCACCAATTGTTCATCGGGACATGTCAAGCAGTAATGTTTTGCTTGACTCCGAGTTTGAAGCTTGTGTTTCAGATTTTGGCATAGCTAAGATTCTCAAGCCAGACTCATCCAATTGTACTGCACTTGCAGGCACATATGGCTATGTNTTTTAA
- the LOC107017949 gene encoding annexin D1-like, with product MASLTVPAEVPSVAEDCEQLRSAFKGWGTNEKLIISILAHRNAAQRKLIRQTYAETFGEDLLKELDRELTHDFEKLVVVWTLDPAERDAYLAKEATKRWTKSNFVLVEIACTRSPKELVLAREAYHARNKKSLEEDVAYHTTGDHRKLLVPLVSSYRYGGDEVDLRLAKAESKVLHEKISDKAYSDDEVIRILATRSKAQLNATLNHYKDEYGEDILKQLEDDDEFVALLRATIKGLVYPEHYFVEVLRDAINRRGTEEDHLTRVIATRAEVDLKTIANEYQKRDSVPLGRAIAKDTGGDYENMLVALLGQEEE from the exons atggcaAGTCTTACAGTTCCGGCAGAAGTTCCTTCAGTCGCTGAAGACTGTGAACAACTCCGATCTGCTTTCAAAG GATGGGGAACGAATGAGAAGTTGATTATATCAATTTTGGCTCATAGAAATGCGGCTCAACGCAAATTGATTCGACAGACTTATGCTGAGACTTTTGGGGAAGATCTACTTAAAGAGTTGGACAGAGAACTTACTCATGATTTTGAG AAATTGGTGGTAGTATGGACACTGGATCCTGCAGAACGTGATGCCTATTTGGCTAAGGAAGCTACTAAGAGATGGACAAAAAGCAACTTTGTACTTGTGGAGATAGCTTGTACCAGATCTCCTAAAGAACTGGTTTTGGCAAGAGAAGCTTATCATGCTCGTAACAAGAAATCTCTCGAAGAGGACGTTGCTTATCACACTACTGGGGATCACCGCAAG CTTTTGGTACCTCTTGTGAGCTCCTACCGATATGGAGGAGATGAGGTGGACTTGCGACTTGCTAAAGCAGAATCTAAAGTGCTGCATGAGAAGATCTCCGATAAGGCTTACAGTGACGATGAGGTCATTAGAATTTTAGCCACAAGGAGCAAAGCGCAACTCAATGCTACTTTGAATCATTACAAAGATGAATATGGTGAGGATATCTTAAAG CAATTGGAAGATGATGATGAGTTTGTTGCACTATTGAGGGCCACCATAAAAGGTCTTGTCTACCCCGAGCACTATTTCGTGGAGGTTCTTCGTGATGCAATTAACAGGAGAGGAACAGAGGAAGATCATCTAACCCGAGTTATCGCTACAAGGGCTGAGGTCGATCTGAAGACTATTGCTAACGAGTACCAGAAGAGGGATAGCGTTCCTCTGGGTCGCGCCATTGCCAAAGATACAGGAGGAGATTATGAGAATATGCTGGTGGCTTTACTTGGACAAGAGGAGGAATGA
- the LOC107017986 gene encoding serine/arginine-rich splicing factor SC35-like isoform X1: MSHFGRSGPPDIKDTYSLLVLNVTFRTTADDLFPLFDKYGKVVDVFIPRDRRTGDSRGFAFVRYKYQDEAQKAVEKLDGRVVDGREIMVRFAKYGPNAERIDKGRILEPVQRPKGRSRSRSPRPRHRDHRDKDSRRRSRSRSRSRSRGRYERDQYRGRDRDNRHRSRSRSPDYHRGRGRGKYDEDRRSRSRSHGRSASPARRSPSPRRSPSPRRTTPPRDASPDGRNHKDRSPTPKSISPRGRRAGSRSPLPRSDADD, encoded by the exons ATGTCTCACTTCGGTAGATCAGGCCCACCGGACATCAAAGACACCTACTCTCTGCTCGTTCTCAACGTTACTTTTC GTACCACTGCTGATGACTTGTTTCCTCTATTCGATAAGTATGGAAAAGTTGTCGATGTCTTTATCCCTAGAGACCGAAG GACTGGAGATTCTAGGGGTTTTGCATTTGTGCGCTACAAGTATCAGGATGAGGCTCAAAAAGCAGTGGAAAAGCTTGATG GAAGAGTTGTAGATGGTCGGGAAATCATGGTTCGATTTGCGAAGTACGGCCCTAATGCTGAGAGAAT TGACAAAGGTAGAATTTTGGAGCCTGTACAAAGGCCAAAAGGGAGGTCAAGAAGCCGTAGTCCTAGACCAAG GCATCGTGATCATAGGGACAAGGATTCTAGAAGGAGAAGCCGAAGTAGAAGTAGAAGTAGAAGTAGGGGAAGGTATGAGCGTGATCAGTACCGTGGAAGAGACAGAGATAACCGTCATCGGAGCAGAAGCCGCAGCCCTGATTACCACAGAGGTCGTGGGAGAGGTAAATATGATGAGGACAGGCGCAGCCGAAGTCGGTCTCATGGAAG AAGTGCCTCCCCTGCTCGCCGTAGCCCCAGTCCTCGAAGGAGCCCTTCTCCACGAAGAACAACTCCTCCTAGGGATGCTAGTCCAGATGGACGTAATCACAAGGACCGGTCTCCAACTCCAAAGAGTATATCACCGCGGGGTAGACGTGCTGGTTCTCGCAGCCCCTTGCCACGTTCTGATGCTGAT gaTTGA
- the LOC107017986 gene encoding serine/arginine-rich splicing factor SC35-like isoform X2, whose amino-acid sequence MSHFGRSGPPDIKDTYSLLVLNVTFRTTADDLFPLFDKYGKVVDVFIPRDRRTGDSRGFAFVRYKYQDEAQKAVEKLDGRVVDGREIMVRFAKYGPNAERIDKGRILEPVQRPKGRSRSRSPRPRHRDHRDKDSRRRSRSRSRSRSRGRYERDQYRGRDRDNRHRSRSRSPDYHRGRGRGKYDEDRRSRSRSHGSASPARRSPSPRRSPSPRRTTPPRDASPDGRNHKDRSPTPKSISPRGRRAGSRSPLPRSDADD is encoded by the exons ATGTCTCACTTCGGTAGATCAGGCCCACCGGACATCAAAGACACCTACTCTCTGCTCGTTCTCAACGTTACTTTTC GTACCACTGCTGATGACTTGTTTCCTCTATTCGATAAGTATGGAAAAGTTGTCGATGTCTTTATCCCTAGAGACCGAAG GACTGGAGATTCTAGGGGTTTTGCATTTGTGCGCTACAAGTATCAGGATGAGGCTCAAAAAGCAGTGGAAAAGCTTGATG GAAGAGTTGTAGATGGTCGGGAAATCATGGTTCGATTTGCGAAGTACGGCCCTAATGCTGAGAGAAT TGACAAAGGTAGAATTTTGGAGCCTGTACAAAGGCCAAAAGGGAGGTCAAGAAGCCGTAGTCCTAGACCAAG GCATCGTGATCATAGGGACAAGGATTCTAGAAGGAGAAGCCGAAGTAGAAGTAGAAGTAGAAGTAGGGGAAGGTATGAGCGTGATCAGTACCGTGGAAGAGACAGAGATAACCGTCATCGGAGCAGAAGCCGCAGCCCTGATTACCACAGAGGTCGTGGGAGAGGTAAATATGATGAGGACAGGCGCAGCCGAAGTCGGTCTCATGGAAG TGCCTCCCCTGCTCGCCGTAGCCCCAGTCCTCGAAGGAGCCCTTCTCCACGAAGAACAACTCCTCCTAGGGATGCTAGTCCAGATGGACGTAATCACAAGGACCGGTCTCCAACTCCAAAGAGTATATCACCGCGGGGTAGACGTGCTGGTTCTCGCAGCCCCTTGCCACGTTCTGATGCTGAT gaTTGA